A region from the Mucilaginibacter sp. CSA2-8R genome encodes:
- a CDS encoding DUF305 domain-containing protein: MENSSYKKFAAMLLVSFMLMYAIMFLNVEQPDHIYLSMTRLYMAVLMICAMAILMLVMMPMMYPNKKINLSIIVGSIALFVLAFVGVHKQVGVGDVQYMKGMIPHHSIAIMTSKNAHIKDARVRKLADGIIKTQVKEIAEMKALIDSLQK, translated from the coding sequence ATGGAAAATTCAAGTTATAAAAAATTTGCAGCGATGCTGCTGGTATCGTTTATGCTGATGTACGCCATCATGTTTTTAAACGTTGAGCAGCCCGACCATATTTACCTAAGCATGACCCGCTTATACATGGCCGTGCTGATGATTTGTGCCATGGCCATATTGATGTTAGTGATGATGCCGATGATGTATCCTAACAAAAAAATCAACCTGAGTATTATAGTTGGCAGCATTGCCTTATTTGTACTGGCCTTTGTGGGCGTGCATAAACAAGTAGGTGTTGGCGATGTGCAGTACATGAAAGGGATGATTCCGCACCATTCTATTGCCATTATGACCAGTAAAAACGCGCACATTAAAGATGCAAGAGTACGTAAACTGGCCGATGGCATTATCAAAACCCAAGTAAAAGAAATTGCGGAGATGAAAGCGCTGATTGACAGCCTGCAAAAATAA
- a CDS encoding DUF983 domain-containing protein yields MQSTEESNGLSLIPSLMACKCPRCRVGKVYEHGPYSLVARAMLSSCSHCGLVYEKEPGYFYAAMYVDYAFIVAELVSMAVAVSVLSGSENPWLYISVMLLFVLVMSPFNYRYSRMLLMYFLTPGLRYHPEMS; encoded by the coding sequence ATGCAAAGTACTGAGGAAAGTAACGGTTTAAGCCTGATCCCATCGCTCATGGCTTGTAAATGCCCACGCTGCCGGGTAGGTAAGGTTTACGAGCATGGGCCTTACAGTTTAGTTGCCCGCGCCATGTTATCCAGTTGCAGCCACTGCGGTTTAGTTTACGAGAAAGAACCCGGCTACTTTTACGCCGCCATGTACGTTGACTATGCCTTCATCGTAGCCGAACTGGTGAGCATGGCCGTAGCCGTATCAGTATTGTCCGGCAGCGAAAATCCCTGGCTTTATATTTCGGTTATGCTGCTGTTTGTGTTGGTAATGTCGCCGTTTAATTACCGTTATTCGCGTATGCTGCTCATGTACTTTTTAACGCCGGGCTTGCGCTATCATCCCGAAATGAGTTAA
- a CDS encoding two-component regulator propeller domain-containing protein, giving the protein MFNIKIFCTLLLSLIAYHQGHGQNQSGNLSSYIFPFTALQPDTQGPNTIVRGMINDRKGHIWIATFRGVFRYDGKSFTNMTEGVSSARFFSVLQDRNGNFWFGSIGSGVYFYDGKTFRKFTIKDGLLNNEVTSIYEDKAGNIWFGVSGGVSRYDGTSFRNFIINGDAMNEDRSGKTFANRQRYEVNAIMEDRAGRFWLATRGNTFVYDGKAFTVVSQSGKPFKNVRSLLQDSGGRIWLGGNDGLWRYQDGTWTSFTTTFTCAIYEDQSGNLWTGSGNDFTRQWALSRYDKRLLTRRRAPTPKIMATDKIVFSILQAPDGSIWFGTFNGVQQFNKRGGC; this is encoded by the coding sequence ATGTTCAATATCAAAATTTTCTGCACCCTGCTGTTATCTCTAATTGCTTACCATCAAGGCCATGGGCAAAATCAAAGCGGTAACCTGTCCAGCTATATCTTTCCCTTTACTGCATTACAGCCCGACACACAAGGCCCCAATACCATTGTGCGTGGCATGATAAACGACCGGAAAGGCCATATATGGATAGCAACCTTCAGAGGTGTTTTCCGGTATGATGGTAAGTCATTTACCAACATGACGGAGGGCGTAAGTTCGGCACGCTTTTTTTCGGTGTTGCAAGACCGGAACGGCAATTTCTGGTTCGGCTCTATAGGCTCAGGTGTTTATTTTTACGACGGTAAAACATTCCGAAAATTTACCATTAAAGACGGTTTGCTCAATAACGAGGTGACCTCTATTTACGAAGATAAAGCCGGCAACATCTGGTTTGGTGTTTCGGGCGGGGTGAGCCGCTACGATGGTACATCGTTCCGTAATTTTATCATCAACGGCGACGCCATGAACGAAGACCGGAGCGGAAAAACATTCGCAAACAGGCAGCGCTACGAAGTGAATGCCATCATGGAGGATAGAGCCGGGCGGTTTTGGCTGGCTACCCGCGGCAACACCTTTGTTTATGATGGTAAGGCATTTACTGTAGTAAGCCAGTCAGGCAAACCGTTTAAAAACGTCCGTTCACTGCTTCAGGATAGCGGTGGCCGCATCTGGCTGGGCGGCAACGATGGGCTGTGGCGTTACCAGGACGGTACCTGGACCAGTTTTACCACCACGTTTACCTGTGCCATCTACGAAGACCAAAGCGGCAATCTCTGGACAGGTTCAGGTAACGACTTTACCCGGCAATGGGCGCTCTCGCGTTACGACAAAAGATTGTTGACTCGCCGTAGAGCACCAACACCTAAAATCATGGCGACCGATAAAATTGTTTTCAGCATTTTACAGGCGCCGGACGGAAGTATCTGGTTCGGTACGTTTAATGGTGTGCAGCAGTTTAATAAGCGCGGTGGTTGTTAA
- a CDS encoding winged helix-turn-helix domain-containing protein — protein sequence MMLKPRLLFISAILLIVTAVVACLKPESDTFATGKEAVVMRSIGHQILLSSGDSTSRVLPVSKINDHEYQIQFERALIFKTDSVMKIIRQAITANHLPPDYVVNFVDSLSNQVVYGFAVLKTEQNQVMPCKGRTQPRANYLVHITFRKNSTGMLNKNYIVGAGSGLAALILIFSGLGLNRGEHKPSANLVSPALPTVTPVIYIGRYWFNPAHPYLELKEEKIKLSDKEFKLLSILARHLNTVVDRSDLQKVWEDDGVIVGRSLDMFISKLRKKLDQDPSVRLINVHGKGYKLETT from the coding sequence ATGATGCTCAAACCCCGGCTGCTTTTCATCTCTGCCATCCTACTCATCGTTACTGCGGTGGTCGCTTGCCTTAAGCCGGAATCGGATACTTTTGCAACCGGCAAAGAAGCTGTGGTGATGCGGAGTATTGGTCATCAAATTTTGCTCAGCTCCGGCGACAGCACTTCGAGGGTGTTGCCTGTCAGTAAAATCAATGACCATGAATATCAGATACAGTTTGAGCGCGCTTTGATATTTAAGACCGACAGTGTCATGAAAATCATCAGGCAAGCCATTACAGCTAACCACTTACCGCCCGACTATGTAGTGAACTTTGTGGACAGCCTTAGCAACCAGGTAGTGTATGGCTTTGCGGTTTTAAAAACTGAGCAAAACCAGGTGATGCCCTGCAAAGGCCGCACGCAGCCCAGGGCAAATTACCTTGTTCATATAACATTTCGTAAAAACAGCACCGGAATGCTGAACAAGAATTATATCGTTGGCGCGGGTAGCGGTTTGGCGGCTTTAATCTTGATTTTTTCAGGACTTGGGCTGAACCGTGGTGAGCACAAACCTTCAGCAAATCTAGTATCGCCCGCCCTTCCTACTGTCACCCCGGTAATATATATCGGACGTTACTGGTTTAACCCAGCTCACCCATACCTGGAACTGAAAGAAGAGAAAATCAAATTATCTGATAAAGAATTTAAACTCTTGAGCATACTTGCCCGGCATTTGAACACCGTAGTAGACCGTAGCGACTTACAGAAAGTTTGGGAAGATGACGGCGTAATTGTGGGCCGCAGCCTGGATATGTTTATCTCTAAACTGCGTAAAAAACTGGATCAGGATCCGTCAGTACGTTTAATTAATGTTCATGGCAAAGGTTATAAGCTTGAAACGACTTGA
- a CDS encoding PAS domain-containing protein, translated as MNKTRLLDCNQLLDIFSASHIATAIYTTEDLVIEAVTDAMLAFWGKDRSVVGLPLEVAVPELVGQPFINQMRNVISTGQNFAGSSIPAQLSNNKQLQTSYYDYEYRALKNESGQVYCLLHTATDVTDKVLGEQAISHEQEHLLNIANEQALNEELAAANEELSDVNEELQQTEKQLSELNAALEDRIAARTSQLASSEARMRYLIDDAPVAIAVLSGEDFVVEQANQYILKIWGKTPAVIGQTIYQALPEINGQGFFELLKDVFATGKAFLGNETPGNMEYNGQLKQIFTDFVFKPLKGEDGKTHSIMIVATEVTDKVNARKATEAAKHRVEAMVKTTPVAMTILNGRDLIIELANDAMYGIWQRTAGQTINKRLVDVFPELIGQPFPELLAQVFDTGERVAFPAMPVTIHRTDETVKQIYVNFSYDPIFDQFGRVESILASVIDVTESVEARQDLECSQHQLQEMTEELASSNEELTSINEEMMASNEELAAINEQLVSTQRHLQDTILQLEESRERFSFLLNSIPQQVWTANEDGFIDYVNDVVAKEFGKDKSFLIGEGWQRLIHPEDLPKALERWLHALENGNEYQVEFRLKLSGGRYEWYLGRAVPLIEQGKIKLWLGTNTNIHLQKTNEQKKDEFLSIASHELKTPLTSIKAFNQLMARGGDGAQLSGFVKKSADHIYRLEKLIADLLDVTRLSAGKLEYNMQSFSFKQLLTESVENIQHMAPNHAIVLKNAVEFDFTGDYFRLEQVMNNFLSNAVKYSPKGEKVVVDSKLEQDQLIVSVQDFGIGIEPSHINKLFDRYYRVDNTAMRFEGLGLGLFISSEILKRHQGKVWIESELGQGSTFYFSIPIVQEPADTNSINVDLGTSMSAAN; from the coding sequence ATGAATAAGACCCGTTTGCTTGATTGTAACCAGCTGCTTGATATATTTTCTGCGTCGCATATTGCAACTGCAATTTATACTACCGAAGATCTGGTTATTGAGGCGGTGACTGATGCGATGCTTGCTTTTTGGGGCAAAGATCGATCGGTAGTGGGTTTACCGCTTGAAGTGGCAGTGCCAGAACTGGTGGGCCAGCCATTCATCAATCAAATGCGGAATGTTATTTCTACAGGTCAAAATTTTGCCGGCAGTAGCATACCGGCACAGCTTAGCAACAACAAGCAGTTGCAAACCAGCTACTACGATTACGAATATCGGGCACTTAAAAATGAAAGCGGCCAGGTTTATTGTTTGCTGCACACGGCTACTGATGTTACCGATAAAGTACTTGGTGAGCAGGCCATTTCGCACGAGCAGGAGCATTTGCTTAATATAGCTAATGAGCAGGCATTAAATGAGGAACTGGCAGCAGCCAACGAAGAACTAAGCGATGTTAATGAAGAGTTGCAGCAAACTGAAAAGCAATTAAGTGAACTAAATGCAGCGTTAGAAGACCGCATTGCGGCACGTACCAGTCAGCTGGCATCAAGCGAAGCCCGCATGCGTTATCTGATTGACGACGCTCCTGTGGCTATTGCGGTGCTGAGTGGGGAAGATTTTGTAGTTGAGCAGGCCAATCAATACATCCTAAAGATATGGGGTAAAACGCCGGCCGTTATTGGCCAAACCATCTACCAGGCTTTGCCCGAAATTAACGGTCAGGGATTCTTTGAATTGTTAAAAGATGTTTTTGCCACTGGCAAAGCGTTTTTAGGTAACGAAACGCCCGGCAACATGGAGTACAATGGGCAGTTAAAGCAAATTTTTACAGACTTCGTATTTAAGCCGCTTAAAGGCGAAGACGGTAAAACGCACAGTATTATGATTGTGGCTACCGAGGTGACCGATAAGGTTAACGCCCGCAAGGCTACCGAAGCTGCCAAACACCGGGTAGAAGCTATGGTGAAAACTACTCCGGTAGCCATGACTATTTTAAACGGGCGCGATTTAATTATCGAGTTGGCTAATGATGCCATGTATGGCATTTGGCAGCGTACTGCCGGGCAAACCATCAATAAACGTTTAGTTGACGTTTTTCCGGAACTCATCGGTCAGCCATTTCCCGAACTGTTAGCGCAGGTATTTGATACCGGCGAGCGCGTTGCTTTCCCCGCTATGCCGGTCACTATTCATCGCACCGACGAAACTGTTAAGCAGATTTATGTCAATTTCTCATATGATCCTATTTTCGACCAGTTTGGTCGTGTAGAATCTATCCTAGCATCGGTTATTGATGTGACCGAATCAGTTGAAGCACGGCAAGACTTAGAATGCAGTCAGCATCAGTTACAGGAGATGACCGAGGAACTGGCTTCTTCTAACGAAGAGTTGACATCGATTAACGAAGAGATGATGGCATCCAACGAAGAGCTGGCGGCTATCAACGAGCAGTTGGTAAGCACGCAACGCCATCTGCAAGATACCATCTTGCAATTGGAGGAAAGCCGCGAGCGCTTTAGCTTTTTGCTTAACTCCATCCCGCAACAGGTATGGACAGCTAATGAAGACGGTTTTATTGACTATGTTAACGATGTGGTTGCCAAAGAATTCGGTAAGGACAAATCTTTTTTAATTGGAGAGGGCTGGCAAAGGCTCATCCATCCGGAAGATTTACCTAAAGCGTTAGAGCGTTGGCTGCATGCGTTGGAGAATGGTAACGAATACCAGGTTGAGTTTAGATTAAAGCTAAGCGGAGGGCGATATGAATGGTACTTGGGGCGTGCCGTACCGCTTATTGAGCAGGGGAAAATTAAATTGTGGTTAGGTACCAATACCAACATTCATCTGCAAAAAACTAACGAGCAAAAGAAGGATGAATTTTTATCGATAGCGAGTCATGAGCTAAAAACGCCGCTTACCAGTATTAAGGCTTTCAACCAGCTAATGGCCCGCGGAGGCGACGGCGCTCAACTGTCGGGCTTTGTAAAAAAATCAGCAGATCATATTTATCGTCTCGAAAAACTAATTGCTGACCTATTGGACGTTACCCGCCTTAGCGCCGGCAAACTGGAGTATAACATGCAGTCTTTCAGCTTTAAACAGCTGCTTACCGAAAGTGTTGAGAACATTCAGCACATGGCGCCTAACCATGCCATTGTGCTGAAGAATGCAGTAGAGTTTGATTTTACCGGCGACTACTTCCGCCTGGAACAGGTAATGAACAATTTTTTATCCAACGCGGTAAAATATTCGCCTAAAGGAGAAAAAGTGGTGGTAGATAGTAAACTGGAACAGGATCAGTTAATTGTGTCTGTACAGGATTTTGGCATTGGCATTGAGCCATCGCATATTAACAAGCTGTTTGACCGTTATTACCGGGTAGACAATACTGCTATGCGTTTTGAAGGGCTTGGCCTGGGGCTGTTCATCTCGTCTGAAATATTGAAACGGCACCAGGGCAAGGTGTGGATAGAGAGCGAACTTGGACAAGGTTCTACTTTTTATTTCAGCATACCTATTGTTCAGGAACCGGCTGATACCAACAGTATCAACGTAGATTTAGGCACCAGCATGAGCGCAGCTAATTAA
- a CDS encoding sugar O-acetyltransferase → MKTEKQKMLSGEYYLANDPELLAERTNAKRLLHRLNVTEYVVGEGTRSILAQLIPNAPANLYIEPPFHCDYGYNITCGDNVYFNVNCVVLDVVPVTIGNNVFCAPGVQIYTATHPLNAEFRRSKESGEPVTIGDDCWIGGGAIICPGVTIGSGCVIGAGAVVTKNIPANSLAVGNPAKVIRKLNEEAAES, encoded by the coding sequence ATGAAAACCGAGAAACAAAAAATGTTATCGGGCGAATATTACCTGGCTAACGACCCTGAGTTGCTGGCCGAGCGCACTAATGCCAAGCGCCTGCTGCACCGTTTAAACGTAACTGAGTATGTAGTAGGTGAGGGCACCCGCAGTATACTGGCCCAACTCATTCCCAACGCCCCGGCTAACTTGTACATCGAGCCGCCCTTTCATTGCGATTATGGTTATAATATTACCTGCGGCGATAACGTGTATTTCAACGTAAACTGCGTAGTGCTGGATGTTGTGCCCGTAACTATTGGCAACAATGTATTTTGCGCACCAGGCGTGCAAATTTATACGGCCACACACCCGCTGAACGCAGAATTTAGAAGAAGCAAAGAAAGCGGCGAACCTGTTACCATCGGCGACGATTGCTGGATTGGCGGGGGCGCTATTATTTGCCCGGGTGTAACCATAGGGTCTGGTTGTGTGATTGGTGCCGGAGCGGTAGTCACTAAAAACATTCCGGCCAACTCGCTGGCAGTAGGCAATCCGGCTAAAGTAATCCGGAAGCTGAACGAGGAAGCAGCCGAGTCTTGA
- the gatC gene encoding Asp-tRNA(Asn)/Glu-tRNA(Gln) amidotransferase subunit GatC, with protein MQIDKDTVAKIAHLARLEVNEQETETLVGDMNKILDFMAKLNEVNTDNIEPLIYMTQEVNALRDDVVRQDITHQEALLNAPNQDGKHFLVAKVIERK; from the coding sequence ATGCAAATTGATAAAGATACCGTAGCTAAAATTGCGCACCTAGCCCGCCTGGAAGTAAACGAACAGGAAACCGAAACCCTGGTAGGCGACATGAACAAGATACTTGACTTTATGGCGAAGCTTAACGAGGTAAACACCGACAATATAGAACCACTGATTTACATGACACAGGAAGTAAACGCCCTGCGCGATGATGTGGTGAGACAAGACATTACCCACCAAGAAGCCTTATTAAATGCGCCCAATCAGGACGGCAAGCACTTTTTGGTAGCCAAGGTGATTGAGCGAAAATAA
- a CDS encoding lysophospholipid acyltransferase family protein has product MKKLLKKLHAHFYRYSVAVFFFTFWPFLYFFSRKPERYPQMNFFRKVCGFCSSAISGIFYNFIYEQPIDWKQTYIICSNHTSNLDISSMSLLVKNNFCFIGKEELLKNPVTKLFFQTVDIPVNRDSKMSSFRAFKSAAERLQQGMSMVIFPEGKIPDDYPPQLHDFKNGPFRLAIEHKIPIIPVTSLNTWQMLWDTGLEKGSKPGICHIYVHRPINTDNLTVADADHLRDEVYRIINTKFENYAN; this is encoded by the coding sequence ATGAAAAAACTATTGAAGAAACTGCACGCTCATTTTTACCGTTACAGCGTGGCTGTTTTCTTTTTTACGTTCTGGCCTTTTTTATACTTTTTTTCGCGCAAGCCGGAACGCTATCCTCAGATGAATTTTTTTAGAAAGGTATGCGGCTTTTGCAGTTCGGCTATATCGGGCATTTTTTATAATTTTATTTACGAGCAGCCCATTGATTGGAAACAGACCTACATAATCTGCTCCAATCATACCTCCAACCTAGATATATCGTCTATGAGCTTGCTGGTGAAAAACAATTTTTGTTTTATAGGTAAGGAAGAGCTACTGAAAAATCCGGTAACCAAGCTGTTTTTTCAAACGGTTGATATACCCGTTAACCGCGACAGTAAGATGTCGTCGTTCCGGGCCTTTAAAAGTGCTGCCGAGCGTTTGCAGCAGGGCATGAGTATGGTCATCTTTCCGGAAGGGAAAATACCCGACGATTACCCGCCGCAGTTACACGATTTTAAGAACGGCCCTTTCCGCCTGGCCATTGAGCATAAAATTCCTATCATCCCGGTAACCTCACTTAACACCTGGCAAATGTTATGGGATACCGGTCTGGAGAAAGGCAGCAAGCCGGGCATTTGCCACATTTATGTGCACCGGCCCATCAATACTGATAACCTTACCGTGGCTGATGCTGATCACTTGCGCGACGAGGTTTACCGGATAATAAATACTAAGTTTGAAAACTATGCAAATTGA
- the trpS gene encoding tryptophan--tRNA ligase yields the protein METVVSGIRSTGKLHLGNYYGAIQNFIKMQHDYNCYFFIADLHSLTTHPTPGDLHGNVKQVLIEYLAAGIDPEQATIYIQSDVPEVAELYLYLNMNAYLGELERATSFKDKVRANPDNVNAGLLTYPVLMAADILIHKATKVPVGKDQEQHLEMARTFGNRFNRLYNHEYFPEPYAFSYGNKLVKIPGLDGKGKMGKSEGEGNAVYLSDSPEVIRKKVMKAVTDGGPTAENQEKPAEIQNLFDLMQVVSTPDTLQHFDNLYNHCQIRYGDFKKQLAEDMIVATAPIRERISDIANDQPYLRQVARFGAAKARESASKTIREIREIIGFRNF from the coding sequence ATGGAAACTGTTGTTAGTGGTATTCGGTCAACCGGTAAACTGCATTTGGGTAATTATTACGGGGCTATCCAAAACTTTATAAAAATGCAGCACGATTACAACTGCTACTTTTTTATAGCCGACCTGCACTCACTTACTACCCACCCTACGCCCGGCGATTTGCATGGCAATGTTAAACAAGTTTTAATTGAGTACCTGGCGGCTGGTATTGACCCGGAACAGGCTACCATCTACATCCAATCGGACGTACCCGAAGTAGCCGAGCTATACCTTTACTTAAACATGAACGCCTATCTGGGCGAGCTGGAACGCGCCACCTCATTTAAAGACAAGGTACGCGCCAACCCCGATAATGTAAATGCCGGCCTACTCACTTACCCAGTGCTAATGGCTGCCGACATACTAATACACAAAGCCACTAAAGTGCCTGTGGGCAAAGATCAAGAGCAACACCTCGAGATGGCCCGCACCTTTGGTAACCGCTTTAACCGTTTATATAACCACGAGTACTTCCCTGAGCCTTACGCGTTTAGTTATGGTAATAAACTGGTAAAAATACCAGGGTTGGATGGTAAGGGCAAAATGGGTAAATCTGAAGGTGAAGGTAATGCCGTGTATTTGTCAGACAGCCCTGAGGTGATCCGCAAAAAAGTGATGAAGGCCGTAACCGATGGCGGCCCGACTGCAGAAAACCAGGAGAAACCTGCAGAAATACAAAACCTGTTTGATTTGATGCAAGTAGTGTCTACACCCGACACCTTACAGCACTTTGATAACTTGTACAACCATTGCCAGATACGTTACGGCGATTTTAAAAAGCAACTGGCTGAGGATATGATTGTAGCAACAGCACCTATTCGCGAGCGCATCAGCGACATTGCAAACGACCAGCCTTACCTGCGCCAGGTGGCGCGTTTTGGTGCTGCCAAAGCCCGCGAAAGTGCTTCGAAAACTATTAGAGAAATACGCGAAATTATAGGGTTTAGGAATTTTTAA
- a CDS encoding deoxynucleoside kinase, translated as MHIAIVGNIGAGKTTLTGLLAKNYGWEPQYEAVDNNPYLEDFYKDMKRWSFNLQIYFLNSRFRQITDIQQSQKNIIQDRTIYEDAYIFAANLHDMDLMDTRDFENYQSIFENITSFINPPDLLVYLKASIPKLVSNIHRRGREYEIGIRLDYLSKLNEKYENWIANYKLGKLLVVDMDNLDFANNTEDLGSIINLIEREIHGLF; from the coding sequence ATGCATATTGCTATTGTAGGAAATATTGGTGCCGGTAAAACAACCTTAACCGGATTGCTGGCTAAAAATTACGGTTGGGAACCGCAGTATGAAGCGGTAGACAACAACCCGTACCTGGAAGATTTTTATAAAGATATGAAGCGCTGGAGCTTTAACCTGCAGATTTATTTTTTGAACAGCAGATTTAGGCAAATCACGGACATACAGCAAAGCCAGAAAAACATCATCCAGGACCGTACCATTTACGAAGACGCCTATATTTTTGCAGCCAACCTGCACGATATGGACCTGATGGACACCCGCGATTTTGAGAACTATCAATCCATTTTCGAAAACATTACTTCATTTATCAATCCGCCCGATCTACTGGTGTACCTGAAAGCATCTATCCCTAAATTGGTGAGTAATATTCATCGCCGCGGCCGCGAGTACGAAATTGGTATCCGATTAGATTACTTATCTAAACTGAACGAGAAGTACGAAAACTGGATAGCTAACTACAAATTAGGTAAGCTGCTGGTAGTAGACATGGATAACCTCGACTTTGCCAACAACACCGAGGATTTAGGATCGATCATTAACTTGATTGAACGCGAAATACACGGGCTGTTTTAA
- a CDS encoding YqgE/AlgH family protein, which translates to MLSSISPAAGRLLISEPFMMDPNFKRSVIILAEHSEEGTLGYVLNHISDFNLSDVLPDVSYSELPVYVGGPVANNTLHFIHRCPDKIEGGVEIWDGIYWGGNYNQVKELASAYQLNQDEIKFFAGYSGWTPRQLEAEIAEDTWIVANKFNPEILFTQDEQNLWREVVISLGQRYAHIANFPENPTLN; encoded by the coding sequence ATGCTAAGTTCTATATCTCCGGCTGCAGGCCGTTTACTTATATCTGAGCCATTTATGATGGACCCTAACTTTAAACGCTCGGTTATTATACTGGCAGAACACTCCGAAGAGGGTACTTTGGGTTACGTACTTAACCACATCAGCGATTTTAACTTAAGCGATGTGCTGCCCGATGTTTCGTATTCTGAACTGCCGGTTTATGTGGGCGGACCAGTAGCTAACAATACCCTGCACTTTATACACCGTTGCCCTGATAAAATTGAGGGTGGTGTTGAAATTTGGGACGGTATTTATTGGGGCGGTAATTACAACCAAGTAAAAGAGCTGGCATCAGCCTACCAGCTAAACCAAGACGAAATTAAATTTTTTGCCGGCTATTCGGGCTGGACACCCAGACAGTTAGAAGCCGAAATTGCAGAAGACACCTGGATTGTAGCCAATAAATTTAACCCCGAAATTTTGTTTACCCAAGATGAACAGAATTTATGGCGTGAGGTAGTAATTAGTTTGGGCCAGCGTTACGCACACATCGCTAACTTTCCGGAAAATCCTACTTTGAATTAA
- the pdxH gene encoding pyridoxamine 5'-phosphate oxidase: MDLQDIQNLRQDYRASTLLENDAAANPIKQFEKWFDEALKAEIWEPNAMTLATATVNGMPSARIVLLKGFSDQGFAFYTNYLSRKGKELSKNPRAALIFNWGQLERQVRIEGTVEKLSKEQSEKYFHTRPVGSQLGALVSPQSQEIAGREVLENKWQQLEAEYQDKEIPKPNFWGGYIVKPQLIEFWQGRSSRLHDRLLYKNAGKNAWKIVRLAP; this comes from the coding sequence ATGGATTTACAAGACATACAAAACCTGCGGCAGGACTACCGTGCCAGCACACTGCTGGAAAATGATGCTGCTGCCAACCCTATAAAGCAGTTTGAAAAGTGGTTCGACGAAGCGCTGAAGGCCGAAATATGGGAACCCAACGCCATGACTTTAGCCACCGCAACTGTTAACGGTATGCCCTCGGCCCGTATTGTGTTACTGAAAGGATTTAGTGACCAAGGTTTTGCTTTTTATACTAATTACCTGAGCCGCAAAGGTAAGGAGCTGTCCAAAAATCCGCGCGCGGCCTTAATATTTAACTGGGGCCAGTTAGAGCGTCAGGTACGCATTGAGGGCACGGTTGAAAAATTGAGCAAAGAACAGTCTGAAAAATATTTTCATACCCGTCCTGTTGGCAGCCAGTTAGGCGCGCTGGTATCGCCGCAAAGCCAGGAAATTGCCGGCCGGGAAGTGTTGGAGAATAAATGGCAGCAACTGGAGGCTGAGTATCAGGATAAAGAAATACCTAAACCTAATTTTTGGGGCGGTTATATTGTTAAACCACAACTCATTGAGTTTTGGCAGGGCCGCTCGAGCCGCCTGCACGACCGTCTTTTATATAAAAATGCCGGCAAAAACGCCTGGAAGATTGTAAGATTAGCACCATGA
- a CDS encoding NADH-quinone oxidoreductase subunit C — protein MTFEGIKQLLTAHFGEEVVLGEETGGLQPALLIAPDRIADVCLELRNNPATYFDFLACLSGVDYGTTANKFGVVYHLTSIPYQLQLTLKISKEHGRDVNDLPSFPSVSEVYRTADWHEREAYDLVGIFFENHPDLRRILLPDDWEGYPLRKDYQAAEYYKGIKID, from the coding sequence ATGACGTTTGAGGGTATTAAGCAATTACTGACAGCGCACTTTGGCGAAGAAGTTGTGCTAGGCGAAGAAACCGGCGGTTTGCAACCGGCCTTATTAATAGCGCCCGACCGCATAGCCGACGTTTGCCTGGAGCTGCGCAACAACCCAGCTACCTATTTTGATTTTCTGGCGTGCCTCTCGGGTGTGGATTATGGGACAACCGCTAATAAGTTTGGCGTGGTGTATCACTTAACCTCCATACCCTATCAGCTGCAGCTTACCCTGAAAATAAGCAAAGAACACGGGCGTGATGTGAACGATCTGCCGTCGTTCCCTAGCGTTTCTGAAGTTTACCGTACGGCCGACTGGCACGAACGCGAAGCTTACGACTTAGTAGGTATCTTTTTCGAAAACCACCCCGACCTACGGCGCATCCTGCTGCCTGATGATTGGGAAGGTTACCCGTTGAGGAAAGACTACCAGGCCGCTGAATACTACAAAGGCATCAAAATAGATTAA